From Trichoplusia ni isolate ovarian cell line Hi5 chromosome 8, tn1, whole genome shotgun sequence, one genomic window encodes:
- the LOC113496817 gene encoding sodium/hydrogen exchanger 7 isoform X6, whose amino-acid sequence MNLFLSSVSFILYLVAVCQASGTDIALDAKATLLHRIDSLNLLIYTCLLTLTVLTIWVFKHRRVSWLHETGLAVIYGLIVGAIIRYAGSTNQVTYINVHPAPETKYNLSVPPDMLRLHFPDKMQVSSGDAPVPNKTYAYSFRGEIVNVEQNEIDLKATFDPEIFFNIILPPIIFHAGYCLKRKYFFRNLGAILTFAMVGTALSALVIGALMYGCVQLMPESLATSFTFLDTLYFGALISPTDPLTVLAIFSQLKVDVNLYAMIFGESVLNDAVALVLSGAIQNYELRYSNDGGFEITAFLGAIGDFIGIFSLSLLVGALIGCLTALMTKFTHVREWPLLESALFVLTSYAAFLIAEVCELTGVVAVLFCGICQAHYTYNNLSSDSRNRTKQLFELLNFLAENFIFTYIGVSMFTFPKHHFDPWFIIAGFVTSTLGRAVNIYPLSFLLNLGRNPPIPMNFQHMLFFSGLRGAMSFALAIRNTVSEARQAMLTTTSLIVIATVVLQGGAATHALAYLRIPTGEGGNDESDALPYRDVRSDTPRDRGDGVSGQKARLARLWGAVDSKLLKPLLTHARPPLTETLPAFLRPLARVLTTTHQYTQGDNSLRRTDSDSDLCIDDQHAVPTSIDPQLSINVRNGYGHV is encoded by the exons ATGAATTTGTTTCTGAGTTCcgtgtcatttattttgtatttggtgGCAGTATGTCAAGCTTCAGGAACAGATATTGCGCTGGACGCAAAAGCAACACTTCTACATCGGATAGACAGCTTAAATCTGCTAATTTATACCTGTCTTTTAACTCTGACTGTGTTAACTATATGGGTATTTAAACATCGCCGTGTGAGCTGGCTCCATGAAACAGGACTCGCTGTTATATATg GTTTAATAGTAGGGGCAATAATTCGCTATGCGGGCAGTACAAACCAAGTTACGTACATCAATGTGCATCCAGCACCAGAGACAAAGTACAACCTGTCTGTTCCACCAGACATGTTACGTCTGCACTTCCCGGACAAGATGCAGGTGTCATCTGGAG atGCTCCAGTGCCTAACAAGACTTATGCCTATAGCTTTAGAGGTGAAATAGTGAATGTGGAACAAAATGAGATAGATCTGAAAGCTACATTTGATCCTgagatatttttcaatataattttaccaCCTATTATATTCCATGCTGGATATTGCCTGAAAAGG aaatATTTCTTCCGCAACCTTGGCGCCATATTAACATTTGCGATGGTCGGCACAGCGCTATCTGCGCTGGTGATCGGAGCCCTTATGTACGGCTGTGTGCAACTGATGCCGGAGTCCCTAGCCACAAGTTTCACCTTCCTAGATACCCTGTACTTTGGTGCTCTCATCTCGCCGACCGATCCCCTGACAGTACTCGCCATCTTCTCACAATTAAAG GTGGATGTGAATTTGTATGCAATGATATTCGGCGAAAGTGTCCTCAATGATGCGGTGGCTTTAGTACTTAGCGG AGCCATTCAAAACTACGAGCTGAGATACTCGAATGATGGCGGGTTTGAGATCACCGCGTTCCTCGGAGCGATTGGAGATTTTATTGGGATCTTCAGTTTGTCACTGCTCGTTGGTGCTCTAATTGGATGTTTAACGGCTTTG ATGACGAAGTTCACTCACGTTCGAGAGTGGCCGCTCCTCGAGTCAGCGCTCTTCGTGCTGACTTCGTACGCTGCCTTCCTTATTGCTGAAGTCTGCGAGCTAACAG GTGTGGTAGCGGTATTATTCTGCGGTATATGCCAGGCGCACTACACTTACAACAATCTCTCGTCGGACTCCCGGAACCGCACGAAGCAACTCTTCGAACTGCTCAACTTCCTGGCTGAGAACTTCATCTTTACGTACATCGGCGTGTCAATGTTCACCTTCCCTAAGCATCACTTTGACCCGTGGTTTATCATAGCTGGTTTT GTAACATCAACACTCGGTCGCGCCGTCAACATCTACCCGCTCTCGTTCCTCCTCAACCTAGGACGCAACCCACCGATACCCATGAACTTCCAACACATGCTATTCTTCTCAG GTCTGCGTGGAGCGATGTCATTTGCTCTAGCCATCCGCAACACGGTATCGGAAGCGCGGCAAGCTATGCTGACGACCACATCTCTGATAGTCATAGCGACCGTCGTGCTGCAGGGAGGCGCCGCTACACACGCGCTTGCATATCTACGTATACCTACTGG GGAAGGAGGAAACGATGAGAGCGATGCGCTTCCCTACAGAGATGTCAGAAGT GATACGCCCCGCGACCGCGGCGACGGTGTCAGCGGCCAGAAGGCTCGTCTAGCGCGGCTGTGGGGAGCGGTTGACTCCAAACTTCTGAAACCGCTACTCACGCACGCGCGCCCACCCCTCACTGAGACACTACCAGCGTTCCTGAGGCCCTTAGCAAGAGTGCTCACAACTACACATCAGTATACCCAAGGG GATAACAGTTTGCGCAGGACCGACTCAGATTCAGATCTGTGCATTGACGATCAACATGCAGTTCCTACGAGCATTGACCCGCAG CTATCGATTAACGTTCGGAATGGATATGGGCATGTTTGA